A part of Streptomyces sp. NBC_01497 genomic DNA contains:
- a CDS encoding MarR family winged helix-turn-helix transcriptional regulator, with product MDDDLDPSGVAAALLASFSVLIRRVRHVPIGGGLTIPERTALSTLDRSGPTTSSALAREVQITAQAMGETLGALRARGLVERRQDPDDGRRVVLTVTESGLRALRDKRNARTELIAQALTSGAFTSAELEQLQSAAALLERLAQNI from the coding sequence ATGGATGACGATCTGGATCCGAGCGGTGTCGCCGCGGCTCTCCTGGCCAGCTTCAGCGTGCTGATACGCCGGGTGCGCCACGTGCCCATCGGGGGCGGGCTCACCATCCCCGAGAGGACGGCCCTGTCGACCCTGGACCGCTCGGGTCCCACCACTTCCTCGGCGCTGGCCAGGGAGGTGCAGATCACGGCGCAGGCGATGGGGGAGACGCTCGGTGCCCTGCGGGCCCGCGGCCTGGTCGAACGCCGGCAGGACCCGGATGACGGCCGGCGCGTGGTGCTGACGGTGACCGAGTCCGGCCTGCGTGCGCTGAGGGACAAGCGCAACGCGCGGACCGAGCTCATCGCCCAGGCCCTCACCAGCGGTGCGTTCACGTCGGCCGAGCTGGAGCAACTCCAGTCGGCGGCCGCGTTGCTGGAGCGCCTGGCGCAGAACATCTGA
- the ggt gene encoding gamma-glutamyltransferase, with translation MRRSTVRNVSALAVAAAMLTAGAAAPPSTTHSRQASGVPAKTPVATGYGGAVASVDADATAAGIQVLKAGGNAVDAAVATAAALGVTEPYSAGIGGGGYFVYYDAKSRTVHTIDGRETAPASADSTLFLDENGKPLPFDDAVTSGRSVGTPGTAATWDSALRAWGSRPLGQVLKPAEHLAKDGFTVDGTFRSQTASNQARFADFPDTARLFLPGGAPPAVGSTLRNPDLARTYEELGKRGTGLLYHGDLGRDIVRTVRTPPVAPGTTRVVRPGDLTTGDLAGYHTVFRKPTEVSYRGLDVYGMAPSSSGGTTVGEALNILRDTDLKHASATQYLHHYIEASRIAFADRGRWVGDPAYEDVPTSALLSRRFADSRACLISDGHALTSPLAPGDPRHPAPCASGGSSAPTTYEGQNTTHLTVADKWGDVVAYTLTIEQTGGSAMTVPGRGFLLNNELTDFSFTPANPAVHDPNLPGPGKRPRSSISPTVVLDRDHRPVFAIGSPGGASIITTVLQTLTNHVDRGMPLVDAIAAPRASQRNAATTELEPALWNSPLRAQLEALGQKFTELDEIGAATGVERLPDGRWQAAAEKVRRGGGSAMVVDRAGPQ, from the coding sequence ATGCGCCGCTCGACCGTACGAAACGTCTCGGCCCTGGCCGTCGCCGCGGCCATGCTCACGGCGGGCGCCGCGGCGCCGCCGTCCACCACGCACTCCCGGCAAGCCTCGGGTGTCCCGGCGAAGACGCCGGTCGCCACCGGCTACGGGGGAGCGGTGGCCAGCGTGGACGCGGACGCCACCGCCGCCGGCATCCAGGTGCTGAAGGCGGGCGGGAACGCCGTGGACGCCGCCGTGGCGACCGCCGCCGCGCTCGGGGTCACCGAGCCCTACTCGGCGGGTATCGGCGGAGGCGGCTACTTCGTCTACTACGACGCGAAGTCCCGTACCGTCCACACGATCGACGGCCGGGAGACGGCGCCCGCATCGGCGGACTCCACCCTGTTCCTCGACGAGAACGGGAAGCCGCTGCCCTTCGACGACGCCGTCACCAGCGGGCGCAGCGTGGGCACTCCGGGGACCGCCGCGACGTGGGACAGCGCGCTGCGCGCCTGGGGAAGCCGGCCGCTCGGACAGGTACTGAAGCCGGCCGAGCACCTCGCGAAGGACGGCTTCACCGTGGACGGCACGTTCCGGTCACAGACGGCCTCGAACCAGGCGCGGTTCGCCGACTTCCCCGACACGGCCCGGCTGTTCCTGCCCGGTGGAGCGCCGCCCGCCGTCGGCTCGACGCTGCGCAACCCCGATCTGGCGCGTACCTACGAGGAGTTGGGAAAGCGCGGGACCGGCCTTCTCTACCACGGCGACCTCGGCCGCGACATCGTCCGCACCGTCCGTACGCCACCCGTCGCACCGGGGACCACGCGCGTCGTGCGCCCCGGCGACCTGACGACCGGCGACCTCGCCGGCTATCACACCGTCTTCAGGAAACCCACCGAGGTGTCCTACCGGGGCCTCGACGTGTACGGCATGGCGCCGTCCTCCTCCGGCGGCACGACCGTCGGCGAGGCGCTGAACATCCTGCGCGACACCGACCTGAAGCACGCCTCGGCCACGCAGTACCTGCACCACTACATCGAGGCGAGCCGGATCGCGTTCGCCGACCGGGGCCGCTGGGTCGGCGATCCGGCGTACGAGGACGTGCCCACCTCCGCGCTCCTGTCCCGGCGGTTCGCCGACTCCCGCGCCTGCCTGATCAGCGACGGCCACGCGCTGACCAGCCCGCTGGCGCCGGGCGACCCGCGCCACCCCGCGCCGTGCGCGAGCGGCGGGAGCTCCGCCCCCACCACCTACGAGGGGCAGAACACCACGCACCTGACCGTGGCCGACAAGTGGGGTGACGTCGTCGCGTACACCCTCACCATCGAGCAGACCGGCGGCAGCGCGATGACCGTGCCCGGCCGGGGCTTCCTGCTCAACAACGAACTGACGGACTTCTCGTTCACGCCCGCGAACCCCGCCGTGCACGACCCGAACCTGCCGGGGCCCGGCAAGCGCCCGCGGTCCTCGATCTCGCCGACCGTGGTCCTCGACCGCGACCACCGGCCGGTGTTCGCGATCGGTTCGCCCGGCGGCGCCAGCATCATCACCACGGTCCTCCAGACCCTCACGAACCACGTCGACCGGGGCATGCCGCTGGTCGACGCCATCGCGGCGCCCCGTGCGAGCCAGCGCAACGCGGCCACGACGGAACTCGAACCGGCCCTGTGGAACAGCCCGTTGCGAGCCCAACTGGAGGCGCTCGGGCAGAAGTTCACCGAACTCGACGAGATCGGGGCGGCGACCGGCGTCGAACGCCTGCCGGACGGCAGGTGGCAGGCGGCGGCCGAGAAGGTCCGCAGGGGCGGCGGCTCCGCGATGGTGGTCGACCGCGCGGGCCCGCAGTAA
- a CDS encoding DUF6278 family protein, translating into MNIPFLDTWRSKRRGDGEAPSPAAAAREQEGITELLSECELLRVHAMRLGLRLDDSVASLSALDQLPPRWREDKEELPWVGNDAGLYLGTVIVRTVPGALWNIWPSGHPVVRLVSGREIQVVEAGLDWAVTGAPELAQVYAEAAEA; encoded by the coding sequence ATGAATATCCCTTTCCTGGACACATGGCGCAGCAAGCGGCGAGGCGACGGCGAGGCGCCGTCGCCGGCCGCCGCCGCCCGTGAACAGGAGGGAATCACCGAGCTGCTGTCGGAGTGCGAGCTGCTGCGCGTGCACGCCATGCGGCTGGGACTGCGGCTCGACGACTCGGTCGCATCGCTGTCCGCGCTGGACCAGCTGCCGCCACGCTGGCGCGAGGACAAGGAAGAGCTGCCCTGGGTCGGCAACGACGCGGGTCTCTACCTCGGGACGGTGATCGTCCGTACGGTCCCCGGCGCGCTGTGGAACATCTGGCCCAGCGGGCACCCCGTGGTGCGGCTCGTGTCGGGCCGGGAGATCCAGGTGGTGGAGGCCGGTCTCGACTGGGCGGTCACCGGCGCCCCGGAGCTTGCCCAGGTGTACGCGGAGGCCGCCGAGGCGTGA
- a CDS encoding DUF2891 domain-containing protein: MTASPETASGAPLAALTSYTDRFARLAVANITREYPNFPAHLLAGPEELVAPRSYHPAFYGAYDWHSSVHMHWLAMRLLRRYGPAAAEAGAITRALDTHLTTEAMAAEAAYLEEHPSFERPYGWAWLLMLAAESAAHEDRRWFTALEPAARTVATLILDWLPKARYPVRHGVHSNSAFALGLVLDSAERAGVPHLVEPVRAKLRAWFGADQGGALSWEPSGQDFLSPLLTEADAMRRVATPAEFNRWTAALLPELTSAAHAGRPLLLEPPEVTDPADGQIGHLHGLCFSRAAALYALADALDDFRSAILRDTAAAHLEAGMSALGSGDFTTDHWLATFAVLALEAAGTDSTA; the protein is encoded by the coding sequence TTGACCGCCTCGCCCGAGACCGCGAGCGGCGCGCCGCTCGCCGCACTCACCTCGTACACGGACAGGTTCGCGCGGCTCGCCGTCGCCAACATCACCCGTGAGTACCCGAACTTCCCGGCGCACCTGCTGGCGGGGCCGGAGGAGCTGGTGGCACCGCGCTCGTACCACCCCGCTTTCTACGGCGCGTACGACTGGCACTCCTCGGTGCACATGCACTGGCTCGCCATGCGGCTGCTGCGCCGCTACGGACCGGCGGCCGCCGAGGCCGGGGCGATCACCCGGGCCCTGGACACGCACCTGACAACCGAGGCGATGGCCGCCGAGGCCGCCTATCTGGAGGAGCACCCCTCCTTCGAGCGCCCCTACGGCTGGGCGTGGCTGCTGATGCTCGCGGCCGAGAGCGCCGCGCACGAGGACCGGCGGTGGTTCACCGCGCTGGAACCCGCTGCCCGGACCGTCGCCACGCTGATCCTCGACTGGCTGCCCAAGGCCCGCTACCCGGTGCGTCACGGCGTGCACAGCAACAGCGCCTTCGCCCTCGGCCTGGTGCTGGACAGTGCGGAGCGCGCCGGCGTACCCCACCTGGTCGAGCCCGTCCGCGCGAAACTGCGCGCGTGGTTCGGCGCAGACCAGGGCGGCGCGCTCAGCTGGGAGCCGTCCGGCCAGGACTTCCTGTCGCCGCTGCTCACGGAGGCCGACGCGATGCGGCGGGTCGCCACGCCGGCGGAGTTCAACCGCTGGACGGCGGCCCTGCTGCCCGAGCTGACCTCCGCCGCCCACGCCGGCCGGCCGTTGCTGCTGGAGCCGCCCGAGGTGACGGACCCCGCCGACGGCCAGATCGGCCACCTCCACGGACTGTGCTTCAGCCGGGCCGCCGCCCTGTACGCGCTGGCGGACGCGCTGGACGACTTCCGTTCCGCGATCCTGCGCGACACGGCGGCCGCGCACCTGGAGGCGGGCATGTCGGCGCTGGGTTCGGGCGACTTCACCACGGACCACTGGCTGGCCACCTTCGCGGTGCTCGCACTGGAGGCGGCAGGGACCGACAGCACCGCCTGA
- the pcp gene encoding pyroglutamyl-peptidase I, with product MRVLITGFEPFGGEGVNPSWAAARLVESARPAGLDVTAVRLSCVYGQAIGELRTAVADTDPALVLCVGQAGGRTGLSVERVAVNVDDARIPDNAGNQPVDEPIVPGGPVAYLSSLPVKACVAAVREAGLPASVSGTAGNFLCNHVFYGLAHLIATERPTLRGGFVHVPYAPEQVVGRAEPSMSVADIARGLAVIVETAVRTTTDLRVPEGATH from the coding sequence ATGAGAGTCCTGATCACCGGCTTCGAGCCGTTCGGCGGCGAGGGGGTCAACCCCTCCTGGGCGGCGGCCCGGCTGGTCGAGTCCGCCCGACCGGCCGGACTCGACGTCACGGCGGTCCGGCTCAGCTGCGTCTACGGGCAGGCGATCGGGGAACTGCGCACCGCGGTCGCCGACACCGACCCCGCCCTCGTCCTGTGCGTCGGCCAGGCCGGCGGGCGCACCGGCCTGAGCGTCGAGCGCGTCGCCGTGAACGTCGACGACGCGCGTATCCCCGACAACGCGGGCAACCAGCCGGTGGACGAACCCATCGTCCCCGGCGGACCCGTCGCCTACCTCTCCTCCCTTCCCGTCAAGGCGTGCGTCGCCGCCGTACGTGAGGCGGGCCTGCCCGCCTCCGTCTCCGGCACCGCGGGGAACTTCCTGTGCAACCACGTCTTCTACGGGCTCGCCCACCTCATCGCGACCGAGCGGCCCACGCTGCGCGGCGGCTTCGTCCACGTGCCGTACGCGCCGGAGCAGGTCGTCGGGCGGGCCGAGCCCTCCATGTCCGTCGCGGACATCGCGCGCGGCCTCGCCGTGATCGTCGAGACCGCCGTCCGTACCACTACGGACCTGCGGGTCCCGGAAGGAGCGACGCATTGA
- a CDS encoding DUF979 domain-containing protein — MIKAEWFYWLVGAVFIVMGVQTLMDRTNAKRYTSGSFWTLLGVTFFYSSWVVDKSLPSEPLGIAVLVLICLGGFNLVGKGTPKTTDEKQRTELARRFGNKLFIPALTIPVVAVICAVVIPKFHFGGHVIFEKGNETILGLGVGAIVALLVGMWVLREPRVSVPIHAGRGLLESMGWALLLPQLLAVLGAIFQAAGVGTQVGKITEKILPDGQLLAAVALYCVGMFVFTVIMGNAFAAFPVMTAAVGWPVLVQNLHGNAAAVMSVGMLAGFCGTLCTPMAANFNLVPAALLELKDQYGPIKVQAPTALVLLACNIFIIYFFAF; from the coding sequence GTGATCAAGGCCGAATGGTTCTACTGGCTGGTCGGTGCCGTGTTCATCGTCATGGGCGTCCAGACGCTCATGGACCGCACCAACGCCAAGCGCTACACCTCGGGCAGTTTCTGGACGCTGCTGGGCGTCACCTTCTTCTACAGCTCCTGGGTCGTCGACAAGTCGCTGCCCTCCGAGCCCCTGGGCATCGCGGTGCTCGTGCTGATCTGCCTCGGCGGCTTCAACCTCGTCGGCAAGGGCACCCCGAAGACGACCGACGAGAAGCAGCGCACGGAGCTCGCCCGGCGCTTCGGCAACAAACTGTTCATCCCGGCCCTCACCATCCCGGTCGTCGCGGTCATCTGTGCCGTCGTGATCCCGAAGTTCCACTTCGGCGGCCACGTGATCTTCGAGAAGGGCAACGAGACCATCCTCGGCCTCGGGGTCGGCGCCATCGTCGCCCTGCTCGTCGGTATGTGGGTGCTGCGCGAACCCCGCGTGTCGGTGCCGATCCACGCGGGCCGCGGGCTGCTGGAGTCCATGGGCTGGGCGCTGCTGCTGCCGCAGCTCCTCGCCGTGCTCGGCGCCATCTTCCAGGCGGCGGGTGTCGGCACCCAGGTCGGCAAGATCACCGAGAAGATCCTGCCGGACGGGCAGCTCCTCGCCGCCGTCGCCCTGTACTGCGTGGGCATGTTCGTCTTCACCGTGATCATGGGCAACGCCTTCGCCGCCTTCCCGGTGATGACCGCCGCCGTCGGCTGGCCGGTCCTCGTCCAGAACCTGCACGGCAACGCGGCGGCCGTCATGTCCGTCGGCATGCTGGCCGGCTTCTGCGGCACGCTCTGCACGCCCATGGCGGCCAACTTCAACCTCGTACCGGCCGCGCTGCTGGAGCTCAAGGACCAGTACGGGCCGATCAAGGTGCAGGCGCCCACGGCTCTGGTCCTGCTCGCCTGCAACATTTTCATCATCTACTTCTTCGCCTTCTGA
- a CDS encoding DUF969 domain-containing protein encodes MIVLLGVLVVILGFATRRNPLLVVGVAGIVTGVLGKLSPDEILKTFGESFASSRSVTIFAITLPVIGLLERNGLQQQARTLIGKLGNLTTGRFLTLYLLLRQLTAAVGLQTIGGPAQSVRPMIAPMAEAAAERKNGGRPLPRAIRDKVRSHAAGADTVGVFFGEDIFLAIGSILLITGLVNATYHTHLEPLDLALWAIPSAICAFLVHGARLLRFDRELERELVVANAELDVEETAK; translated from the coding sequence ATGATCGTTCTGCTCGGTGTCCTCGTGGTGATCCTCGGATTCGCCACAAGGCGCAACCCCCTGCTGGTCGTCGGAGTCGCCGGGATCGTCACCGGAGTGCTCGGCAAGCTCTCACCGGACGAGATCCTGAAGACGTTCGGGGAGAGCTTCGCGTCCAGCCGGTCCGTGACGATCTTCGCCATCACGCTGCCGGTCATCGGGCTGCTGGAGCGCAACGGCCTGCAGCAGCAGGCCCGTACGCTCATCGGGAAGCTGGGCAACCTCACCACCGGGCGCTTCCTCACGCTCTACCTGCTGCTGCGCCAGCTGACGGCGGCCGTCGGACTGCAGACCATCGGAGGGCCCGCGCAGAGCGTGCGGCCGATGATCGCGCCGATGGCCGAGGCCGCGGCGGAACGCAAGAACGGGGGGCGCCCGCTGCCCCGGGCGATCCGCGACAAGGTCCGCTCGCACGCGGCCGGCGCCGACACCGTCGGGGTGTTCTTCGGCGAGGACATATTCCTCGCCATCGGCTCCATCCTGCTGATCACCGGCCTGGTCAACGCCACGTACCACACGCATCTCGAACCGCTGGACCTCGCGCTGTGGGCCATCCCCAGTGCCATCTGCGCCTTCCTCGTGCACGGCGCCCGGCTGCTGCGCTTCGACCGTGAGCTGGAACGCGAACTGGTCGTCGCCAACGCCGAGCTCGACGTCGAGGAGACGGCGAAGTGA
- a CDS encoding GntR family transcriptional regulator, with product MSADLDPGLSHLLGERESLSRTSTAERVAAILRERIAQGSFPPGSRLSEERIGQALGISRNTLREAFRLLTHERLLVHRLNRGTFVRVLTADDIADIYRVRQVVECAAVRSHGVRPRPLDQVEAAVEAGRRAAEAGDWPACGTANIHFHQAIAGLAGSERLDDLMRGVLAELRLAFHIMDDPRRFHEPYLTRNRELVTALASGDAAGAESMLGFYLEDSRRQLAEAYPEPAGLPD from the coding sequence ATGAGTGCCGACCTCGATCCCGGCCTGTCGCACCTGCTCGGGGAGCGGGAGTCCCTGAGTCGTACGAGCACGGCGGAGCGGGTGGCCGCGATACTGCGCGAGCGCATCGCGCAGGGCTCGTTCCCGCCGGGCAGCCGCCTGTCGGAGGAGCGCATCGGCCAGGCCCTCGGCATCTCCCGCAACACCCTGCGTGAGGCGTTCCGGCTGCTCACCCACGAGCGGCTGCTGGTGCACCGCCTCAACCGGGGCACGTTCGTCCGCGTGCTGACGGCCGATGACATCGCCGACATCTACCGGGTGCGGCAGGTGGTGGAGTGTGCGGCCGTGCGCTCCCACGGTGTCCGGCCCCGGCCGCTCGACCAGGTCGAGGCGGCGGTGGAGGCGGGGCGCCGGGCGGCCGAGGCGGGGGACTGGCCGGCCTGCGGCACCGCCAACATCCACTTCCACCAGGCGATCGCGGGCCTCGCGGGCAGCGAGCGGCTGGACGACCTGATGCGCGGTGTTCTCGCGGAACTCCGGCTGGCGTTCCACATCATGGACGACCCCCGCCGTTTCCATGAGCCTTATCTCACCCGTAACCGTGAGTTGGTCACGGCGTTGGCCTCGGGTGACGCGGCGGGCGCGGAGAGCATGCTCGGGTTCTATCTGGAGGACTCCAGGCGGCAGTTGGCGGAGGCGTACCCCGAGCCGGCCGGCCTGCCCGACTGA
- a CDS encoding exodeoxyribonuclease III: MRIATWNVNSITARLPRLLAWLQSSGTDVLCVQEAKTTEEQFPTQELRAAGYECAVHATGRWNGVALISRVGLADIVRGLPGGPEYDGVAEPRSVSATCGPVRLWSVYVPNGREVGHDHYAYKLRWLEALKEAVAGDAGGERPFAVLGDYNIAPADEDVWDRSAFEGATHVTEPERAALAALRGTGLSDVVPRPLKYDRPFTYWDYRQLGFPKNRGMRIDLVYGNAPFASAVKDAYVDREERKGKGASDHAPVVVDLDV, encoded by the coding sequence ATGCGTATCGCCACGTGGAACGTCAACTCGATCACCGCCCGGCTGCCCCGGCTGCTGGCCTGGCTCCAGAGCAGCGGTACCGACGTGCTCTGCGTCCAGGAGGCCAAGACCACCGAGGAGCAGTTCCCGACTCAGGAGCTGCGCGCGGCGGGGTACGAGTGCGCCGTCCACGCCACCGGCCGGTGGAACGGGGTCGCGCTCATCTCCCGCGTCGGCCTCGCGGACATCGTGCGGGGGCTGCCCGGCGGCCCGGAGTACGACGGCGTGGCGGAGCCCCGGTCCGTCTCCGCGACCTGCGGTCCCGTCCGCCTGTGGTCGGTGTACGTGCCCAACGGCCGCGAGGTCGGTCATGACCATTACGCGTACAAGCTGCGCTGGCTGGAGGCACTGAAGGAAGCCGTCGCCGGGGACGCGGGCGGGGAGCGCCCCTTCGCGGTCCTGGGCGACTACAACATCGCGCCGGCGGACGAGGACGTCTGGGACCGGTCGGCGTTCGAGGGCGCCACGCATGTCACGGAGCCGGAGCGCGCCGCGCTCGCCGCGCTGCGGGGGACGGGCCTGAGCGACGTGGTGCCGCGCCCGCTCAAGTACGACCGGCCGTTCACGTACTGGGACTACCGGCAGCTCGGTTTCCCGAAGAACCGGGGCATGCGCATCGACCTCGTGTACGGCAACGCCCCGTTCGCGTCGGCGGTCAAGGACGCTTATGTCGACCGCGAGGAGCGCAAGGGCAAGGGTGCGTCGGACCACGCGCCCGTCGTGGTCGATCTCGACGTCTGA
- a CDS encoding MBL fold metallo-hydrolase, producing the protein MKFTKRKHSCVWLEKDGRTLVLDPGGFSEDDAAVGADAVLVTHEHPDHFDEGRLRAGLDANPAAELWAPRSVSERMAAAYPGRVHTVGHGDTFTAAGFDIQVHGELHAVIHPDIPRVANSGYLIDGAVFHPGDALTVPEVPVDTLMLPVMAPWSRIADVIDYLRELKPRRAYDVHDVLLTDVARPLYDGLLGSMGGGVEHGRLAPGGSLEL; encoded by the coding sequence ATGAAGTTCACCAAGCGCAAGCACTCGTGCGTATGGCTGGAGAAGGACGGACGGACCCTCGTCCTCGATCCTGGCGGATTCAGTGAGGACGACGCGGCGGTGGGCGCCGACGCGGTCCTCGTCACCCACGAGCACCCGGACCACTTCGACGAGGGGCGGCTGCGTGCCGGGCTCGACGCGAACCCCGCGGCCGAGCTGTGGGCGCCGCGCAGTGTGAGTGAGCGGATGGCGGCGGCGTACCCGGGCCGTGTGCACACGGTGGGCCACGGCGACACCTTCACCGCCGCCGGGTTCGACATCCAGGTGCACGGCGAGCTGCACGCCGTGATCCACCCGGACATCCCGCGGGTCGCCAACTCCGGCTACCTCATCGACGGGGCGGTCTTCCACCCGGGCGACGCGCTGACGGTCCCCGAGGTGCCGGTCGACACGCTGATGCTGCCGGTGATGGCGCCGTGGAGCCGGATCGCGGACGTCATCGACTACCTGCGCGAGCTGAAGCCCCGGCGGGCGTACGACGTGCACGACGTGCTGCTGACGGACGTCGCCCGGCCCCTCTACGACGGGCTGCTCGGCTCGATGGGCGGGGGCGTCGAGCACGGCAGGCTCGCGCCCGGTGGATCGCTGGAGCTCTGA
- the pcaDC gene encoding bifunctional 3-oxoadipate enol-lactonase/4-carboxymuconolactone decarboxylase PcaDC: MSETSTQTLQYRVDGPKDAPTLVLGPSLGTTWHMWDRQVPELAKQWCVVRFDLPGHGGAPALPVGAVPELAQRLLDTLDSLGVQRFGYAGCALGAAIGAELALRRPDRIASLALTAASPRFGTADEFRQRGVIVRANGLEPIARSAPERWFTPGFAAAQPAIVEWAVQMVRTTEPGCYIAACEALAAFDIRAELGRIAVPTLVLVGAEDQVTGPAEARTLVAGIPDARLALVPGASHLAPVEQPAAVTDLLMHHFSTAWYNPSDTATGMTVLPDRLPASPPAPAPAGPAEPSGAKDAAEEQPQQTPAPAGPGDPYDAGMRVRREVLGDEHVDRSVAATDDFSEDFQQLITRYAWGEIWTRDGLDRRTRSVITLTALVAGGHFDELKFHTRAALRNGLSPAEIKEVLLQSAIYCGVPAANSAFQVAGAVIREETRPQE, from the coding sequence GTGAGTGAGACATCGACCCAGACCCTGCAATACCGCGTTGACGGGCCGAAAGACGCCCCGACCCTGGTCCTCGGGCCCTCCCTCGGTACTACGTGGCATATGTGGGACCGGCAGGTTCCCGAGCTCGCCAAGCAGTGGTGCGTGGTGCGCTTCGACCTGCCCGGCCACGGCGGCGCGCCCGCCCTGCCCGTCGGCGCCGTTCCCGAGCTGGCGCAGCGCCTCCTCGACACCCTGGACAGCCTCGGCGTGCAGCGCTTCGGTTACGCGGGCTGCGCTCTGGGCGCCGCGATCGGCGCCGAGCTGGCGCTGCGCCGGCCCGACCGGATCGCCTCGCTCGCACTGACGGCGGCCTCGCCCCGGTTCGGTACCGCGGACGAGTTCCGCCAGCGCGGCGTGATCGTACGGGCCAACGGCCTCGAACCCATCGCGCGCAGCGCGCCCGAGCGCTGGTTCACGCCGGGCTTCGCCGCGGCGCAGCCCGCGATCGTGGAGTGGGCCGTGCAGATGGTGCGCACCACGGAGCCCGGCTGCTACATCGCCGCCTGCGAGGCGCTCGCCGCCTTCGACATCCGCGCGGAGCTCGGCCGGATCGCCGTGCCGACGCTCGTCCTCGTCGGCGCGGAGGACCAGGTGACCGGCCCCGCCGAGGCGCGGACCCTGGTGGCGGGCATACCGGACGCGCGCCTCGCGCTGGTCCCCGGCGCCTCCCACCTGGCGCCCGTCGAGCAGCCCGCCGCCGTCACCGACCTGCTCATGCACCACTTCTCGACCGCCTGGTACAACCCCTCGGACACGGCCACCGGTATGACGGTCCTCCCCGATCGGCTCCCGGCCTCCCCGCCCGCTCCGGCGCCCGCGGGCCCCGCCGAGCCCTCGGGCGCGAAGGACGCCGCCGAGGAGCAGCCGCAGCAGACCCCGGCGCCCGCGGGCCCCGGCGACCCCTACGACGCGGGTATGCGGGTGCGCCGCGAGGTCCTCGGCGACGAGCACGTGGACCGGTCCGTCGCCGCCACGGACGACTTCAGCGAGGACTTCCAGCAGCTGATCACGCGCTACGCGTGGGGCGAGATCTGGACGCGGGACGGCCTCGACCGCCGCACTCGGAGCGTGATCACCCTGACGGCGCTCGTCGCGGGCGGTCACTTCGACGAGCTGAAATTCCACACGAGGGCGGCGCTGCGCAATGGTCTCAGTCCCGCCGAGATCAAGGAGGTACTGCTGCAGAGCGCGATCTACTGCGGGGTGCCCGCCGCGAACTCGGCGTTCCAGGTCGCGGGTGCGGTGATCCGGGAGGAGACCCGGCCGCAGGAGTAG
- a CDS encoding TetR/AcrR family transcriptional regulator, whose amino-acid sequence MAAELSPHHRRLAQQKREAIISAATDLFLDRGYDGTSLARIAEAAVVSKSTLFKQFPTKAALFEAIVTESWQRDAGGAVARPPAGDLRSGLTTIGHRYADLVGRPGMTALFRIVIAELPRFPELGRMQFQLGKLPYFTSVRRYLESEHEAGNADVPDAESAANQFLGMIANYVLWPRMLLTDWNPTASDIRYAVEQAVGTMLARYTSDRPA is encoded by the coding sequence ATGGCAGCAGAGCTCTCCCCGCACCACCGTCGCCTCGCCCAGCAGAAGCGCGAGGCGATCATCTCCGCAGCCACGGACCTCTTCTTGGATCGCGGTTACGACGGCACGTCCCTCGCCCGGATTGCCGAAGCGGCGGTGGTTTCCAAATCCACCCTGTTCAAGCAGTTCCCCACCAAGGCAGCTCTCTTCGAGGCCATCGTCACCGAGTCCTGGCAGCGTGATGCCGGAGGCGCTGTCGCTCGACCTCCGGCCGGAGACCTGCGTTCCGGCCTCACCACCATCGGCCACCGCTACGCCGACCTGGTCGGCCGCCCCGGCATGACGGCCCTATTCCGCATCGTCATCGCCGAACTGCCCCGCTTCCCCGAGCTGGGACGGATGCAGTTCCAGCTCGGCAAGCTGCCCTACTTCACCTCAGTGCGGCGCTACCTCGAGTCGGAGCACGAGGCAGGTAACGCCGATGTCCCGGACGCCGAGAGCGCCGCCAACCAGTTCCTCGGGATGATCGCCAACTACGTCCTGTGGCCCCGGATGCTGCTGACCGACTGGAACCCCACGGCCTCTGACATCCGCTACGCCGTCGAGCAGGCTGTGGGGACCATGCTCGCCCGCTACACCTCGGATCGTCCGGCCTGA